Genomic segment of Phycodurus eques isolate BA_2022a chromosome 13, UOR_Pequ_1.1, whole genome shotgun sequence:
GTCACAGTACAACAGTATCCAGGATCACCGCTGATGGTCTGCTTGATCCGCTGCAACTTTAACAAACTCTTAACGTTTCAGTTTGACTAAGTTGTGTTCACCCCTCTCACCTCACACATTATCTGACCATTTTGTGCATGACACCTAAGCCTGCCTATCATTTATGTTCATTCTCTCTTTTCTCcccaatctgtgtgtgtgtctttgtcttGTCCCCTTGCTTGCATGCCTCGCTCATCCACTCGCCACTGCTACTCTTACACCCCCGCACCCCGCCTCACTCTCCCACTCACTCCCACATCCGCTGGTCACACAGCCACAGCTCAGCCCCTGAGGGTAGTAACAGAGGATACCTGTCTATTTCACTACCTagtccccgcccccgcccccatgTCTCCCTCCAACAAATCAGTGGCCAGCGACGCAGGAAGCCAGGATTCTGGAGATGGAAACGCAGGACcaaggtgtgtgtttgtgtatgtgaaaGGTTGATTATTAAGTATCTAGTGTGCATGCAttctgtgagtgtgtgagaaAGAGTGCGATAACACAGTTAAccagacactttattaggtacacctaatgGACAGTCAGTCTCTGCCAATTCAAAAGCTGTAGTAATGCGTATATTGATTGGCACTGAGAGAGGCACTgttgtaaaatattaatataaaaatatactgttttattatatttgaaatgtgtttccaTCATTTGGCTATAAATAGAGGGGGGGAAATAGAAACCTCTGTCATTGTGATGCAGAGCTACAAATCTAGAACCACAACAATGAAcaaatttaactttttgttaATGTtactcaaaactgagcattatttttttgaaagacaGAAATGTGGATACAGATCTTTTATTAGATTTCATTATTGTAGATCAGGttagtcctgtaatatttgttgcattaatttagtttttttccaccttacaattggttaattaaaatgtatctattgatttgttaaattcatttatcacattaaataattggagattaatttattgtaaataataaaataaaggtcTGATTAACATAAACATTTTGTGGAAGCATTGAAgtgctgtatttttattaaataattgattattaaatgtaatcaTGAATAACGTTGAAAAAATGAGacataattatccatccatccattttctgagccgcttctccacactagggtcgcgggcgtgctggagcctatcccagctatcatcgggcaggtggcggggtacacccagaactggttgccagccaatcgcagggcacatataaacaaacaaccatttgcactcacattcacacctacgggcaatttggagtcgtcaattaacctaccatgcatgtttttgggatgtgggaggaaaccgtagtccccggagaaaacccatgcaggcactgggagaacttgcaaactccacacaggtggggccggggagtgaaccccactcctcagaactgtgaggcagacgctctaaccagtcgcccaccgtaccGCCCacataattattgttattattataaaaacgGACTATGttgcaaacacattttaagtttttttccttatgcccattttttcattttaaaaatgaaatgtggcccttgagcaaaactgttttcacacccctgctgtagatattacaggtgtacctaatgttgtgtccactGAGTGTAAATGATAAATGCTGACCTGTGCCCTCTCTGCCTTTTCACCAGCACGCTGATGTCTACTCGATTAACACGCACTTCTCCTCtccctttcttccttccttctttttacTGTCTATTCCATCTTGAACTCTATCACACCTCACTCTTGACCCGTCTTCTCATGTGGTTGGTTCCGTACTGCTGCTGTCCATGTGTCCTCTTTCTCCCGTTTCTCTGTCTCTTGCTAACTCCATCTGGTGGTTTGGCCCCTTAAGGACATTGCATTGGGATCCTGACCCCTCTACTCTGCAACTCCACTCCGACTCTGAGCTAATGGGGTACTGCTCCTCCTCTCACCTGCCGTAGCTACCAGCTTTAATTAGCTTCTGTAGTTTCATCTCAAAAGTGTCCAAATATATTTGAGTGTTCGTAATATCTCTGTAAACCTTCATCATCATGTTTCTCCTCATCTCGAGTTCTTTCTTGCGCTGAGAtcttgcttgtgtgtttatgtcCGCTGTGATGCCAATCAATGCAGGCGCGGGGCCGTGAGGCTCGGCATGTCCAAATTGACCCAAGTGGACATTGTCCCCAAAGAAATGGTGTCCTACTCAAAAGAAACCCAGACCCCTACTGAAGCTCACACTGATCAAAAAGCAGGTAAGCAAACATACATAAACACATATCTTTAAACCTTAAACTTTAAACAGAGTGGCTCATAAAGCGTCAATGCCATGCATCCAGCATATACACAagcatgaacccatgttacataaacagcTTTATTCATCAGATAAATTGTtcaaaacaaaccaccttcacatgaagCCCATCAATTGTAATGGCTGTCATACTGGCCTAAATAAATTGCTAGCACAAACTGACGTAACATGCAACATGGACAAACAAATATGTGCTAGCATTTTACAGAAACGATACTAAGACATTAAACTCACGTTTTGGCGTTTACACACGGCGATAAATGTTAGAGAACACAGGCAAATTGTAACAGCAAAGTAGACTACACAGGCTATTATAAGCAGCTGCATCAAGAGAGAATCAGAAACATACTTTCATTTTTGGTAGCTTGAGGGGCATTCAAAGACACCCAACAAAATGGGACATCACAAATGCagataaaaaaatactgttaattAACCCTAACAAAAAGTAATAACTTTAAtcgctttggcctgagcacaaaaacaatgaaaagatGAGAtattcagcaaataacagaggatagctTCCCCCAAAATTCTGCGAATGCCCAAATGCCAAACCGCAAATATGAGGGGTCTTTACGGTATTCTATAAATTtgtgtataaatgtatttacattatgttgctgtgtgcgtgttctacagatgaggatgaggatgatgagaTAACTGCGCCCACACCAGCACAGGACGCtcaggaggagaaggaagacCAGGATGACCAACATGAGGAAGGTAATGTCTGTATTGTCACACCATTAGACAAAGTCAGATCAAATCAAACTGTGTATAACTTCCAATAGCTGAAAGGGGATTCATGGAAAAGCGTAGCATTTAATGTCTTACTGTAAGTGTTCAAGTTTGATGTTTGGAAAGGGTGTAATAACACTATCAATTccatacaaattaaaataattacttgaaCAAGTTTTAAAAGTGCAAGTAtactaagaaatgattttgtCCCCTGTTTGTGTGTAGACACCCCCAAAGAGCTAACAGAAGAAGAGAAGCTGCAGGTCCTGCACTCTGAGGACTTCCTGGCATTTTTCGAGCGAGGCAGCAGGATTGTAGAGCGAGCGTTGTCCGAGCAGGTGGACGTCTGCTTTGACTACAGCGGGCGAGATCTGGAGGACAAGGAGGGGTGAGGCTCATTGTAGGGGAGGGAAATGCAGGGACGGGGATGAAATGCAGGACCCTTAATGTATTCTGTCCTGTTCAGGGACCTGCAGGCTGGCGCCAAGCTGGTTCTGAACAGACCGTTTGCTGATGAACGCTGGACCAAAAACAGAGTGGTCACCTGTCTGGACTGGTCCCCTCAGGTGGGTTTGCAATAGATTATGTCCCACTTTGAGTCAGACTACTTGATCTCCTATTCATCGTGCCAGTTACATTCTGGATCCAGCTTTGATAGGTGGACATCTGCCATACAGCGAGATCATATgataagcattttttaaaaagagttaAAGCCataattttattaaaacaaacttaAAGATATAGTGAAACCGTGATAGGTGAACTGCAGTATAGCAGGGGAATTACTATGGTTTGTTGTAaatgatggcggcacggtgggcgactggttagagcgtcagcctcacagttctgaggacccgggttcaatccccggccccgcctgtgtggagtttgcatgttctccccgtgcctgcgtgggttttctccgggcactccggtttcctcccacattccaaaaacatgcattaattggagactctaaattgcccgtaggcatgactgtgagtgcgaatggttgtttgtttctatgtgccctgcgattggctggcaaccagttcagggtgtaccctgcctcctgcccgatgacagctgggataggctccagcacccccgcgaccctagtgaggagaagcagctcagaaaatggatggatggatgggatgttGTAAATGACACTTAACTGAAAAGGCAATTGTATTCCACCAGTACCCAGAGCTGCTTGTGGCCTCCTACAACAACAACGAGGACTCTCCTCATGAGCCTGATGGAGTGGCACTGGTCTGGAACTTGAAATATAAGAAGAGCACACCTGAGTACATATTCCACTGCCAGGTAAAACCCAGTTCACATTCTGCTTACAGTGATTATTAAAGAATATAGAGTACATCTCGGAATATTgaccagtttgagaaccacagaCCTAAAGATATTCTAAATAAAAACTTATTTTGTGTGCCTTTCTCCAGTCAGAGGTGATGTCAGCCGGCTTTGCGAAGTTTCACCCCAATCTGGTGGTGGGCGGCACCTACTCGGGACAGATTGTTTTATGGGACAACCGTAGCAACAAGCGAACCCCTGTCCAGAGAACGCCGCTGTCTGCTGCTGCACACACTGTAATGCTCAGTCGCTCACTTTGTACCAACACACACTCCGTTTGCTTGGTTCTTGATAAATTGTTGTGTTGCAGCACCCGGTCTACTGTGTGAACGTGGTGGGAACCCAGAACGCCAACAACCTTATCAGCATTTCTACAGATGGAAAGATGTGCTCGTGGAGCCTGGACATGTTGTCCCAGCCGCAGGTACGAGCATCATACCCTCCTTGTTGAGAGCCACATGAGACAATTTGTGAGTCTTCTGGTGTTCCCGCCCCCAACAGGACAGTCTGGAATTGGTGTTCAAGCAGAGCAAAGCAGTGGCTGTAACCTCCATGGCCTTCCCGCTCGGTGATGTGAACAACTTTGTAGTGGGCAGCGAGGACGGCTCGGTCTATACCGCCTGTCGCCATGGGAGGTGAGTTCTCATAATGCGGAGTCAAGTTTTTTTGTCCACTCAGATTTTAGCCTCTACATTGCCATGTCAATCCAGTATGCCCAGGGGCTTCACAATCAATAGTGCTGGATTGTGTACTTTAAACAAAATTAGCATTGGGATTGTTTAAATTTGTCCTCACAGGGGCAGAGCGTTGGCCCTCGACagcgtcagcatttttccatcctctgatttgTCGGACATACTGTAG
This window contains:
- the LOC133411287 gene encoding cytoplasmic dynein 1 intermediate chain 2-like isoform X5, which codes for MSDKSELKAELERKKQRIAQIREEKKRKEEEKKKKDGDSKRQVDAGAEDSDLEKKRKEAEALLQSVGITPDIQHATAQPLRVVTEDTCLFHYLVPAPAPMSPSNKSVASDAGSQDSGDGNAGPRTLHWDPDPSTLQLHSDSELMGRGAVRLGMSKLTQVDIVPKEMVSYSKETQTPTEAHTDQKADEDEDDEITAPTPAQDAQEEKEDQDDQHEEDTPKELTEEEKLQVLHSEDFLAFFERGSRIVERALSEQVDVCFDYSGRDLEDKEGDLQAGAKLVLNRPFADERWTKNRVVTCLDWSPQYPELLVASYNNNEDSPHEPDGVALVWNLKYKKSTPEYIFHCQSEVMSAGFAKFHPNLVVGGTYSGQIVLWDNRSNKRTPVQRTPLSAAAHTHPVYCVNVVGTQNANNLISISTDGKMCSWSLDMLSQPQDSLELVFKQSKAVAVTSMAFPLGDVNNFVVGSEDGSVYTACRHGSKAGITEVFEGHHGPVTGLSCHTAVGPVDFSHLFISSSFDWTVKLWSTKSTRPLYSFEDSCDYVYDAMWSPTHPALFACVDLAGRLDLWNLNNDTERNVLFLRFPLPACMWKGLQR
- the LOC133411287 gene encoding cytoplasmic dynein 1 intermediate chain 2-like isoform X3, which codes for MSDKSELKAELERKKQRIAQIREEKKRKEEEKKKKDGDSKRQVDAGAEDSDLEKKRKEAEALLQSVGITPDIQHATAQPLRVVTEDTCLFHYLVPAPAPMSPSNKSVASDAGSQDSGDGNAGPRRGAVRLGMSKLTQVDIVPKEMVSYSKETQTPTEAHTDQKADEDEDDEITAPTPAQDAQEEKEDQDDQHEEDTPKELTEEEKLQVLHSEDFLAFFERGSRIVERALSEQVDVCFDYSGRDLEDKEGDLQAGAKLVLNRPFADERWTKNRVVTCLDWSPQYPELLVASYNNNEDSPHEPDGVALVWNLKYKKSTPEYIFHCQSEVMSAGFAKFHPNLVVGGTYSGQIVLWDNRSNKRTPVQRTPLSAAAHTHPVYCVNVVGTQNANNLISISTDGKMCSWSLDMLSQPQDSLELVFKQSKAVAVTSMAFPLGDVNNFVVGSEDGSVYTACRHGSKAGITEVFEGHHGPVTGLSCHTAVGPVDFSHLFISSSFDWTVKLWSTKSTRPLYSFEDSCDYVYDAMWSPTHPALFACVDLAGRLDLWNLNNDTEVPTASVYVEGAPALNRVRWAHSGKEIATGDSEGQVQVYDVGEQICVPKADEWTRFVRTLADINESRDEAEELANV
- the LOC133411287 gene encoding dynein, cytoplasmic 1, intermediate chain 2a-like isoform X7, which gives rise to MCPLSPVSLSLANSIWWFGPLRTLHWDPDPSTLQLHSDSELMGRGAVRLGMSKLTQVDIVPKEMVSYSKETQTPTEAHTDQKADEDEDDEITAPTPAQDAQEEKEDQDDQHEEDTPKELTEEEKLQVLHSEDFLAFFERGSRIVERALSEQVDVCFDYSGRDLEDKEGDLQAGAKLVLNRPFADERWTKNRVVTCLDWSPQYPELLVASYNNNEDSPHEPDGVALVWNLKYKKSTPEYIFHCQSEVMSAGFAKFHPNLVVGGTYSGQIVLWDNRSNKRTPVQRTPLSAAAHTHPVYCVNVVGTQNANNLISISTDGKMCSWSLDMLSQPQDSLELVFKQSKAVAVTSMAFPLGDVNNFVVGSEDGSVYTACRHGSKAGITEVFEGHHGPVTGLSCHTAVGPVDFSHLFISSSFDWTVKLWSTKSTRPLYSFEDSCDYVYDAMWSPTHPALFACVDLAGRLDLWNLNNDTEVPTASVYVEGAPALNRVRWAHSGKEIATGDSEGQVQVYDVGEQICVPKADEWTRFVRTLADINESRDEAEELANV
- the LOC133411287 gene encoding dynein, cytoplasmic 1, intermediate chain 2a-like isoform X6, which translates into the protein MSPSNKSVASDAGSQDSGDGNAGPRTLHWDPDPSTLQLHSDSELMGRGAVRLGMSKLTQVDIVPKEMVSYSKETQTPTEAHTDQKADEDEDDEITAPTPAQDAQEEKEDQDDQHEEDTPKELTEEEKLQVLHSEDFLAFFERGSRIVERALSEQVDVCFDYSGRDLEDKEGDLQAGAKLVLNRPFADERWTKNRVVTCLDWSPQYPELLVASYNNNEDSPHEPDGVALVWNLKYKKSTPEYIFHCQSEVMSAGFAKFHPNLVVGGTYSGQIVLWDNRSNKRTPVQRTPLSAAAHTHPVYCVNVVGTQNANNLISISTDGKMCSWSLDMLSQPQDSLELVFKQSKAVAVTSMAFPLGDVNNFVVGSEDGSVYTACRHGSKAGITEVFEGHHGPVTGLSCHTAVGPVDFSHLFISSSFDWTVKLWSTKSTRPLYSFEDSCDYVYDAMWSPTHPALFACVDLAGRLDLWNLNNDTEVPTASVYVEGAPALNRVRWAHSGKEIATGDSEGQVQVYDVGEQICVPKADEWTRFVRTLADINESRDEAEELANV
- the LOC133411287 gene encoding dynein, cytoplasmic 1, intermediate chain 2a-like isoform X2, whose amino-acid sequence is MSDKSELKAELERKKQRIAQIREEKKRKEEEKKKKDGDSKRQVDAGAEDSDLEKKRKEAEALLQSVGITPDIQHVPAPAPMSPSNKSVASDAGSQDSGDGNAGPRTLHWDPDPSTLQLHSDSELMGRGAVRLGMSKLTQVDIVPKEMVSYSKETQTPTEAHTDQKADEDEDDEITAPTPAQDAQEEKEDQDDQHEEDTPKELTEEEKLQVLHSEDFLAFFERGSRIVERALSEQVDVCFDYSGRDLEDKEGDLQAGAKLVLNRPFADERWTKNRVVTCLDWSPQYPELLVASYNNNEDSPHEPDGVALVWNLKYKKSTPEYIFHCQSEVMSAGFAKFHPNLVVGGTYSGQIVLWDNRSNKRTPVQRTPLSAAAHTHPVYCVNVVGTQNANNLISISTDGKMCSWSLDMLSQPQDSLELVFKQSKAVAVTSMAFPLGDVNNFVVGSEDGSVYTACRHGSKAGITEVFEGHHGPVTGLSCHTAVGPVDFSHLFISSSFDWTVKLWSTKSTRPLYSFEDSCDYVYDAMWSPTHPALFACVDLAGRLDLWNLNNDTEVPTASVYVEGAPALNRVRWAHSGKEIATGDSEGQVQVYDVGEQICVPKADEWTRFVRTLADINESRDEAEELANV
- the LOC133411287 gene encoding dynein, cytoplasmic 1, intermediate chain 2a-like isoform X4, whose product is MSDKSELKAELERKKQRIAQIREEKKRKEEEKKKKDGDSKRQVDAGAEDSDLEKKRKEAEALLQSVGITPDIQHVPAPAPMSPSNKSVASDAGSQDSGDGNAGPRRGAVRLGMSKLTQVDIVPKEMVSYSKETQTPTEAHTDQKADEDEDDEITAPTPAQDAQEEKEDQDDQHEEDTPKELTEEEKLQVLHSEDFLAFFERGSRIVERALSEQVDVCFDYSGRDLEDKEGDLQAGAKLVLNRPFADERWTKNRVVTCLDWSPQYPELLVASYNNNEDSPHEPDGVALVWNLKYKKSTPEYIFHCQSEVMSAGFAKFHPNLVVGGTYSGQIVLWDNRSNKRTPVQRTPLSAAAHTHPVYCVNVVGTQNANNLISISTDGKMCSWSLDMLSQPQDSLELVFKQSKAVAVTSMAFPLGDVNNFVVGSEDGSVYTACRHGSKAGITEVFEGHHGPVTGLSCHTAVGPVDFSHLFISSSFDWTVKLWSTKSTRPLYSFEDSCDYVYDAMWSPTHPALFACVDLAGRLDLWNLNNDTEVPTASVYVEGAPALNRVRWAHSGKEIATGDSEGQVQVYDVGEQICVPKADEWTRFVRTLADINESRDEAEELANV
- the LOC133411287 gene encoding dynein, cytoplasmic 1, intermediate chain 2a-like isoform X1 — translated: MSDKSELKAELERKKQRIAQIREEKKRKEEEKKKKDGDSKRQVDAGAEDSDLEKKRKEAEALLQSVGITPDIQHATAQPLRVVTEDTCLFHYLVPAPAPMSPSNKSVASDAGSQDSGDGNAGPRTLHWDPDPSTLQLHSDSELMGRGAVRLGMSKLTQVDIVPKEMVSYSKETQTPTEAHTDQKADEDEDDEITAPTPAQDAQEEKEDQDDQHEEDTPKELTEEEKLQVLHSEDFLAFFERGSRIVERALSEQVDVCFDYSGRDLEDKEGDLQAGAKLVLNRPFADERWTKNRVVTCLDWSPQYPELLVASYNNNEDSPHEPDGVALVWNLKYKKSTPEYIFHCQSEVMSAGFAKFHPNLVVGGTYSGQIVLWDNRSNKRTPVQRTPLSAAAHTHPVYCVNVVGTQNANNLISISTDGKMCSWSLDMLSQPQDSLELVFKQSKAVAVTSMAFPLGDVNNFVVGSEDGSVYTACRHGSKAGITEVFEGHHGPVTGLSCHTAVGPVDFSHLFISSSFDWTVKLWSTKSTRPLYSFEDSCDYVYDAMWSPTHPALFACVDLAGRLDLWNLNNDTEVPTASVYVEGAPALNRVRWAHSGKEIATGDSEGQVQVYDVGEQICVPKADEWTRFVRTLADINESRDEAEELANV